In Ruminococcaceae bacterium BL-6, a genomic segment contains:
- a CDS encoding conserved protein of unknown function (Evidence 4 : Unknown function but conserved in other organisms), whose protein sequence is MRKRRQRTLTPLGAWIKAQSILKDVELRSIAGRMGIWPQNLTDKLHGVRQFRESEIFLIEKILGEKYIPGTNDPGPDAARRNHPP, encoded by the coding sequence ATGAGGAAACGGCGGCAAAGAACTTTAACTCCGCTTGGAGCATGGATCAAAGCGCAGTCCATCTTAAAGGACGTCGAGCTTCGGTCCATCGCCGGGCGCATGGGGATCTGGCCCCAGAACCTGACCGACAAGCTACACGGCGTAAGGCAGTTCAGGGAAAGCGAAATTTTTCTGATTGAAAAAATTCTGGGGGAAAAGTACATACCCGGAACAAACGACCCCGGCCCGGATGCCGCGCGGCGCAATCATCCACCGTAA
- a CDS encoding protein of unknown function (Evidence 5 : Unknown function), whose product MDKTEQTKQFFDRAAEGWDRSCLHDPEKLAAIVTLADIRKGARVADIGCGTGALFEKILSRNPAELLGVDLSDRMIAAAQKKFHDSRLRLLAADLFDVAETGFDTATIYSAYPHFPDKERLARKIADMLVKGGRVMVAHSQGKETINARHRGPEMERISSPLLPAEQEADHFRKWFQIDILVDTPQLYLISGTKK is encoded by the coding sequence TTGGACAAAACGGAACAGACAAAACAGTTTTTTGACCGCGCTGCCGAAGGATGGGACCGCAGCTGCCTTCACGACCCGGAAAAGCTCGCCGCGATCGTGACGCTCGCCGATATCCGGAAAGGGGCCCGCGTGGCCGATATCGGCTGCGGAACCGGGGCCCTGTTTGAGAAAATCCTCTCGCGGAACCCGGCCGAGCTGCTGGGGGTAGACCTGTCGGACCGGATGATCGCCGCCGCACAGAAAAAATTTCACGACAGCCGCCTGCGCCTGCTCGCGGCCGACCTGTTCGACGTTGCGGAAACGGGATTCGACACCGCGACCATCTACAGCGCGTACCCCCATTTCCCCGACAAGGAAAGGCTGGCCCGCAAAATCGCGGATATGCTCGTCAAAGGCGGACGCGTCATGGTCGCGCACAGCCAGGGGAAAGAAACGATCAACGCCCGCCACCGGGGGCCGGAAATGGAACGGATCTCGTCCCCCTTGCTCCCGGCGGAGCAGGAAGCGGACCATTTCAGAAAATGGTTCCAGATCGATATCCTTGTGGATACTCCCCAATTATATCTGATCTCCGGGACCAAAAAGTAA
- a CDS encoding Zinc uptake regulation protein ZUR: protein MKNGTDRREDLKRAGLKNTKRRTAILEMLEKQTQPVTAEQIFLNLNHVEIPTSLSTVYRELDSLMENNLVVKIKLNESNKALYEYNRMIHKHYLVCLGCKKMISLDACPLKAYEKKLEEQTHFTITDHKLNIYGYCPECQAKGLPPKT, encoded by the coding sequence ATGAAGAATGGAACCGACCGCCGTGAGGATCTGAAGCGTGCCGGACTGAAAAATACAAAGCGCAGAACGGCCATTCTGGAGATGCTGGAAAAGCAGACCCAGCCGGTCACGGCCGAGCAGATATTTCTCAACTTGAACCACGTTGAAATCCCGACCAGCCTGTCGACGGTTTACAGGGAGCTGGACAGCCTGATGGAAAACAACCTGGTCGTCAAGATCAAATTGAATGAAAGCAATAAGGCGCTGTACGAATACAACCGGATGATCCATAAGCATTATCTGGTGTGCCTGGGCTGCAAAAAGATGATTTCGCTCGACGCCTGCCCCTTGAAGGCCTATGAAAAGAAGCTGGAGGAGCAGACGCATTTTACCATCACGGACCATAAGCTGAACATTTATGGCTACTGTCCGGAATGTCAGGCGAAGGGGCTGCCCCCCAAAACCTGA
- a CDS encoding Hydroxyacid dehydrogenase gives MLKQYDVIHFEALGAEAKHLEEKTAAAIRAGELPEDFQSIITPDTVQDYLAAHPGFVLPELITTKTHSVLPESYLKGSKKNIVTRSAGYDHFEQYAGLANITSLREYCVNAVAQTAVKLLYAAAGLLNHYRQNALTFERNHSQSFMEFTKGRTATVFGAGKIGKRICELLEGNGLNVQAVDIRQDELQKTYQGSVRFVSREEAARSSDIAVCAMNLTRSPKSRYCNVGYFSEAYLASFRKKFLFINVTRGEIAPESNLLEFYDKGKITGIGIDVFSDEDGFQKALNGQAEWKGKDRIAAKKLVKSAVKGSANIYVQPHQAFNSDIAAESKAENTIRHIAAWYRNGKTRFDEQLPYYQE, from the coding sequence ATGTTGAAACAGTACGATGTCATTCATTTTGAGGCTTTGGGCGCGGAAGCAAAACATCTGGAAGAAAAGACGGCCGCAGCGATCCGCGCCGGCGAGCTTCCGGAGGATTTTCAGTCCATCATAACGCCCGATACGGTTCAGGATTACCTGGCCGCCCACCCGGGCTTTGTTCTGCCGGAGCTGATCACGACCAAGACCCATTCCGTTTTGCCGGAATCTTATCTGAAAGGGAGCAAAAAAAACATTGTGACCAGAAGCGCCGGGTACGACCATTTCGAGCAGTACGCCGGCCTGGCGAACATCACATCCCTGCGGGAGTACTGCGTGAACGCGGTCGCGCAGACGGCGGTCAAGCTGCTGTACGCCGCGGCGGGCCTGCTGAACCACTACCGGCAGAACGCGCTGACCTTCGAGCGGAACCATTCGCAGAGCTTTATGGAATTCACAAAGGGCCGCACCGCCACGGTGTTCGGCGCGGGAAAAATCGGAAAGCGGATCTGCGAGCTTCTGGAAGGCAACGGCCTGAATGTGCAGGCCGTCGACATCCGTCAGGATGAGCTGCAGAAAACCTATCAGGGCAGCGTGCGCTTCGTCAGCAGGGAAGAGGCCGCGCGCAGCAGCGATATCGCGGTCTGCGCCATGAATCTGACGCGGTCGCCCAAAAGCAGATACTGCAACGTCGGTTATTTTTCCGAAGCGTATCTGGCCTCTTTCCGGAAGAAGTTCCTTTTCATCAACGTCACCCGCGGCGAGATCGCCCCGGAATCCAATCTGCTGGAATTTTACGACAAAGGGAAAATCACGGGGATCGGCATCGACGTCTTCAGCGACGAGGATGGGTTCCAGAAAGCGCTGAACGGGCAGGCGGAATGGAAAGGGAAGGACCGTATCGCCGCGAAAAAGCTGGTGAAAAGCGCCGTGAAGGGCAGCGCCAACATCTATGTTCAGCCGCATCAGGCGTTCAATTCCGACATTGCGGCGGAGAGCAAGGCGGAAAACACCATCCGCCATATCGCCGCCTGGTATCGAAACGGAAAAACCCGTTTTGACGAGCAGCTTCCTTACTATCAGGAATAA
- a CDS encoding Sodium/glutamate symporter, producing MDLWDVFVDVSWIGILIVIAQFLRATIPLFQKFFIPASLLAGILAFIFGPNGVGWIPFSSQLSTYAAVLVAVVFAAAPIGDNEKAEKTDKKSSERSKMMWGMTVNTMGIAVVQYAVGILLTMYVLRIFYPKLHEGFGLMMATAFFGGPGTSAAVGGALQKIGWADGTVVGYTFCSVGIILGIILGIVIINWGARKGYTNYVTSPKDLPRELLTGLIPPENQKKGGRITISSISVDTLSFHLAIVLLASYLGYLCTELIEKWTGFEIPVFCTALIFGYLVQFVLKASKTSKYVDRSTITRISGTATDFLIVSALGSIKISIVIKYGVPMLVTVAAVLILNWLWFILIGGHTSPRDWFERDLMVWGQANGVLATGILLERVVDPEQKAYAVEDTGFANLISRPIITFLTVAPPIFIGLFPVVSSYIFGWGSLLVTAIILLIGYKFKWYTPGGPLPKGRAKLNLGQQEKDEAAAK from the coding sequence ATGGATCTATGGGATGTTTTCGTAGATGTAAGCTGGATCGGCATATTGATCGTGATTGCGCAGTTCCTGCGGGCGACGATCCCGCTTTTCCAGAAATTTTTTATTCCGGCCTCTCTTTTGGCCGGAATACTGGCGTTTATTTTCGGGCCGAACGGCGTCGGCTGGATTCCGTTTTCCAGCCAGCTTTCGACCTATGCGGCCGTTCTGGTCGCGGTGGTTTTCGCGGCCGCGCCCATCGGCGATAACGAAAAGGCAGAGAAAACCGACAAGAAGAGCTCCGAACGGTCCAAAATGATGTGGGGCATGACCGTCAACACGATGGGGATCGCCGTCGTACAGTACGCGGTCGGCATTCTTCTGACCATGTATGTGCTCCGAATTTTTTACCCGAAGCTTCACGAAGGCTTCGGCCTGATGATGGCGACGGCCTTCTTCGGGGGACCCGGCACCTCCGCCGCCGTGGGCGGCGCACTGCAGAAGATCGGTTGGGCGGACGGCACCGTCGTCGGCTACACCTTCTGCTCCGTCGGCATCATTCTCGGGATCATTCTCGGGATCGTCATCATCAACTGGGGCGCCCGCAAGGGGTACACCAATTACGTCACCTCCCCGAAAGACCTTCCGAGGGAATTGCTGACCGGCCTGATCCCGCCGGAAAATCAGAAAAAGGGCGGAAGGATCACGATTTCCAGCATCAGCGTGGATACGCTTTCTTTCCATCTGGCAATTGTGCTGCTGGCAAGTTATCTGGGGTACCTGTGCACCGAGCTCATCGAAAAATGGACCGGATTTGAGATTCCCGTATTCTGCACCGCGCTGATTTTCGGCTATCTGGTTCAGTTTGTGCTGAAAGCTTCCAAAACCTCGAAGTATGTGGACAGAAGCACCATCACCAGAATCAGCGGAACCGCCACCGATTTTCTGATCGTTTCCGCCCTCGGCTCCATCAAGATATCCATCGTCATCAAATACGGGGTCCCGATGCTCGTGACCGTCGCGGCCGTTTTGATCCTGAACTGGCTGTGGTTCATCCTCATCGGCGGGCACACTTCCCCCCGCGACTGGTTCGAACGCGACCTGATGGTGTGGGGCCAGGCGAACGGCGTGCTGGCGACCGGCATCCTGCTGGAACGCGTCGTCGATCCGGAGCAGAAGGCCTATGCCGTGGAAGACACCGGCTTTGCCAACCTGATCAGCCGCCCGATCATCACGTTTCTGACCGTGGCGCCGCCGATCTTCATCGGGCTGTTTCCGGTCGTGTCGAGCTACATCTTCGGATGGGGAAGCCTGCTGGTCACGGCGATCATCCTGCTGATCGGCTACAAATTCAAGTGGTACACCCCCGGCGGGCCCTTGCCCAAGGGAAGGGCGAAGCTGAATCTGGGACAGCAGGAAAAGGATGAGGCGGCAGCAAAATGA
- the znuC gene encoding Zn(II) transporter (ATP-binding protein) (Evidence 2a : Function from experimental evidences in other organisms; PubMedId : 9379902, 9811636, 21813502; Product type t : transporter): MIQAKNLFFSYTGAPPYVLDGIDLSIHTGEYISVVGENGCGKSTLMRLILKLLKPTSGTIATEAKRIGYVPQRNDFSNSNFPITVFEVLNSYRRLLNLKDRDIPAKNLGRVGMSAFSGALMGTLSGGQTQKILIARALIGDPDLLILDEPSTGVDIGSQKEIYGFLKEINRKNRITIVSVEHNLDAAVANSTLIYHLVSGKGHLCSPRQYAEEFLGKNDKDDGYADL; encoded by the coding sequence ATGATTCAGGCAAAAAACCTATTTTTTTCTTATACCGGGGCCCCGCCGTACGTTCTGGACGGGATCGACCTGAGCATACACACGGGGGAATACATTTCCGTGGTGGGGGAAAACGGATGCGGGAAAAGCACCCTGATGCGTCTGATTTTGAAGCTGCTCAAGCCGACTTCCGGCACGATCGCGACCGAAGCCAAACGGATCGGATATGTTCCGCAGAGGAACGATTTTTCCAACTCCAATTTTCCGATCACGGTGTTTGAAGTGCTGAACTCTTACCGCCGGCTTCTGAACCTGAAGGACAGGGACATCCCCGCGAAAAATCTCGGCCGGGTCGGGATGTCCGCGTTTTCCGGCGCGCTGATGGGAACCCTTTCCGGCGGCCAGACCCAGAAGATCCTGATCGCCAGGGCGCTGATCGGGGACCCCGACCTGCTGATCCTGGACGAGCCCTCCACCGGCGTGGACATCGGAAGCCAGAAGGAAATCTACGGCTTCCTGAAAGAGATCAACCGGAAGAACCGGATCACGATCGTATCGGTGGAGCACAACCTGGATGCCGCCGTCGCCAATTCCACGCTGATTTACCACCTGGTGAGCGGAAAAGGGCACCTGTGCTCCCCCCGTCAATACGCCGAGGAATTTCTGGGAAAAAACGATAAGGATGATGGATATGCTGACCTATAG
- a CDS encoding cobW domain-containing protein, whose product MTKIEVFCGFLESGKTALIQHILEQDYMQHYRRILVIQCEEGEADFRAGAIKNEDTTFSQIRNVRTIWAKLFETVKKELDPDLILMEYNGTWPIERLLQVRLPDDYKIDRIIFCADAETFDLYMKNTGSLMRNQLSNADSVHFNRCSGDLQPLTTAVANVNRTAKLFFEEEPSDRYLAAVLDPQETAETRRLERRRHTAASLATLFACLLIVGYPILRDHFSVVQSINMVFIGIIMQAVPFLLIGAFVSSLLQAFVPDDVLVRFFTGHRWLGFPLALILGFFFPVCDCGIVPIASRLTRKGVPLPHAMAFMLAAPAVSPVAILSTVYAFPGQPSFVLFRVLIGILVAALAGAVLLAAHAGSEQALLPSSTVSCACSVDTVPCKNKAELIFVLTGKEFVSMGKYIVVGALLCAVLQQSIPASLFQKEGASVIVPLLVMLLLAFFMSVCSTSNAFIARSFLNVFPVTSVVAFMVMGPMLDLSNLFMLTGTFKKRFVVKLVGLLLILAVPIFLLFSVMIQGGMK is encoded by the coding sequence ATGACAAAAATTGAAGTATTCTGCGGATTTCTGGAAAGCGGAAAAACGGCCCTGATCCAGCACATTCTGGAACAGGATTATATGCAGCATTACCGCCGGATCCTGGTGATCCAGTGCGAAGAGGGAGAGGCGGATTTCCGCGCCGGCGCCATCAAAAACGAAGATACCACGTTTTCTCAGATCAGGAACGTCCGGACCATCTGGGCAAAATTGTTCGAGACGGTCAAAAAAGAACTGGACCCCGATCTGATCCTGATGGAATACAACGGCACCTGGCCGATCGAACGGCTTCTGCAGGTCAGGCTGCCCGACGATTATAAAATCGACCGAATCATTTTCTGCGCGGATGCGGAAACGTTCGACCTTTACATGAAAAACACCGGCAGCCTGATGAGAAACCAGCTGAGCAATGCCGATTCCGTCCACTTCAACCGGTGCAGCGGGGATTTGCAGCCGCTGACCACGGCCGTCGCCAATGTCAACCGGACGGCGAAGCTGTTTTTTGAAGAAGAGCCGTCGGACCGGTACCTGGCGGCGGTGCTCGACCCGCAGGAAACGGCGGAAACGCGCCGGCTGGAGCGGCGGCGCCATACGGCCGCTTCGCTCGCGACGCTTTTCGCGTGCCTCCTCATCGTGGGATATCCCATTTTAAGGGACCATTTTTCGGTCGTTCAGAGCATCAACATGGTCTTTATCGGCATCATCATGCAGGCCGTCCCTTTTTTGCTGATCGGGGCGTTCGTGTCCTCGCTTCTTCAGGCCTTCGTGCCGGACGATGTCCTGGTCCGCTTTTTTACCGGGCACAGGTGGCTTGGGTTTCCGCTGGCGCTGATCCTCGGCTTCTTTTTTCCCGTGTGCGACTGCGGCATCGTGCCGATCGCTTCCCGCCTGACCCGCAAGGGGGTGCCGCTTCCCCATGCGATGGCCTTTATGCTGGCGGCCCCCGCGGTCAGCCCCGTCGCCATCCTGTCCACCGTGTACGCCTTTCCCGGCCAGCCCTCCTTCGTCCTTTTCCGGGTGCTGATCGGCATTTTGGTCGCGGCGCTGGCCGGCGCCGTCCTGCTTGCGGCGCATGCCGGGTCCGAGCAGGCGCTTCTGCCGTCCTCTACGGTTTCCTGCGCCTGTTCCGTCGACACGGTGCCGTGCAAAAATAAAGCGGAGCTGATCTTCGTTCTGACCGGGAAAGAATTTGTTTCGATGGGGAAATATATCGTCGTCGGCGCCCTGCTGTGCGCCGTATTGCAGCAGAGCATCCCCGCTTCCCTTTTTCAAAAGGAAGGCGCTTCTGTGATCGTTCCGCTTCTCGTGATGCTCCTTCTGGCGTTCTTTATGTCGGTGTGCTCCACTTCAAACGCTTTTATCGCGAGAAGCTTTCTGAATGTGTTCCCCGTCACGTCGGTCGTCGCGTTTATGGTCATGGGGCCGATGCTGGATCTGTCCAATCTTTTCATGCTGACCGGAACCTTCAAAAAGAGATTCGTCGTCAAATTGGTGGGGCTGCTGCTGATCCTTGCGGTCCCGATATTCCTGCTGTTTTCCGTCATGATTCAGGGAGGGATGAAATAA
- a CDS encoding Uncharacterized periplasmic metal-binding protein TP_0034, translated as MLKRCMALLLCAAAVMSIALSGCGSDSKGSKGSKGSKSSAQSEISKIKVSVSFDAMKELTEAVGDDRVEISTIIPDGTEPHDFEPKAKDLAALSTAKVFVYNGLGMEAWAADAVKSANNPNLVAVEASKGVDPIKNTDEGEIKEHGQYDPHVWISLKGAETEVKNIKDALVKADPANKAYYEKNCNDFVSKLEGLYTDYQKRFQSVGKKTFVTGHAAFAYLCRDFGLKQNSVEDVFAEGEPSAQQLSELAKYCKANKVTTIFSEKTASADISKTLAREVGAKVETIYTFESKEENKSYQARMRSNLSKIYNSLKDKA; from the coding sequence ATGTTGAAACGTTGTATGGCGCTCCTGCTGTGTGCAGCGGCTGTTATGAGCATCGCCCTTTCGGGATGCGGAAGCGATTCGAAGGGCTCGAAAGGGTCGAAGGGGTCGAAGTCCTCCGCACAGAGCGAGATAAGCAAAATCAAGGTGTCCGTATCCTTCGACGCCATGAAGGAGCTCACGGAAGCGGTCGGGGACGATAGGGTGGAGATTTCCACCATCATTCCGGACGGGACGGAGCCGCATGATTTCGAGCCGAAGGCAAAGGACCTTGCAGCCCTGAGCACGGCGAAAGTCTTTGTGTACAACGGCCTCGGCATGGAAGCATGGGCGGCCGACGCGGTCAAATCCGCCAATAATCCGAACCTGGTCGCCGTGGAAGCCTCAAAAGGGGTGGATCCGATCAAGAACACGGATGAAGGGGAGATCAAAGAGCACGGGCAGTACGACCCCCACGTCTGGATCAGCCTGAAAGGCGCCGAGACCGAAGTGAAAAACATCAAAGACGCGCTGGTAAAGGCGGATCCCGCCAACAAAGCTTATTATGAGAAGAACTGCAATGATTTTGTTTCCAAGCTGGAAGGCCTTTATACGGATTATCAGAAAAGATTCCAGTCCGTGGGGAAGAAGACTTTTGTGACGGGACATGCCGCTTTCGCTTACCTCTGCCGCGATTTCGGGCTGAAGCAGAACAGCGTGGAGGATGTCTTCGCCGAAGGGGAGCCCAGCGCGCAGCAGCTTTCCGAGCTTGCCAAATACTGCAAGGCGAACAAGGTGACGACGATTTTTTCGGAGAAAACGGCAAGCGCCGATATCTCGAAGACGCTGGCCCGGGAGGTCGGCGCGAAGGTCGAAACCATTTATACCTTTGAAAGCAAGGAAGAAAATAAAAGCTATCAGGCGCGGATGAGAAGCAATCTGAGCAAAATCTATAACAGCCTGAAAGACAAAGCGTAA
- a CDS encoding membrane protein of unknown function (Evidence 5 : Unknown function), whose translation MNRKINSELFFEALICFLLGILLFYALISGKVSLYVHPRLNGFLFGTAGALVVIAFFMLPHAFTPKHNARPMKYLLFLVPLLASILIPAGAVQGKAVSFGSAAGGVTAQNKGTVIPNRVSQKDDIGIEVPSSSAPESPDLSGGAQGGTTTIADENYARWYQDINENMKKYEGKTLKFKGQVFRMEGFAKDEIVPVRYAMVCCTADLQPCGVLSRGKDVAKYKDGEWVWVTGTIKIENYQGQTMPVCYVTKIEPAEKAKDDYIYFNYS comes from the coding sequence ATGAACCGGAAAATCAATTCGGAATTATTTTTTGAAGCGCTGATCTGCTTCCTTTTGGGAATCCTGCTGTTTTATGCGCTGATTTCGGGGAAGGTTTCCCTGTACGTTCACCCGCGCCTGAACGGCTTCCTTTTCGGAACGGCGGGCGCGCTGGTCGTGATCGCCTTCTTTATGCTCCCCCACGCCTTTACGCCGAAGCACAATGCAAGGCCGATGAAATACCTTCTTTTCCTGGTGCCTCTGCTGGCGTCGATTCTGATCCCCGCCGGCGCGGTGCAGGGGAAAGCCGTTTCCTTCGGCAGCGCCGCCGGCGGCGTCACGGCCCAGAATAAAGGGACCGTGATCCCGAACCGCGTTTCGCAGAAGGATGATATCGGAATCGAGGTTCCGTCCTCCTCCGCGCCCGAGTCTCCCGATCTTTCCGGCGGCGCGCAGGGGGGCACGACGACGATCGCCGATGAGAATTACGCCCGGTGGTATCAGGATATCAACGAGAACATGAAAAAGTACGAGGGCAAAACCCTGAAGTTCAAGGGACAGGTATTCCGTATGGAAGGGTTTGCAAAAGACGAGATCGTCCCCGTGCGCTACGCCATGGTCTGCTGCACCGCCGACCTTCAGCCGTGCGGGGTGCTGAGCCGCGGCAAGGACGTCGCGAAATACAAGGACGGCGAATGGGTGTGGGTGACCGGAACCATCAAGATCGAGAATTATCAGGGGCAGACGATGCCGGTCTGTTATGTCACGAAGATAGAGCCGGCGGAAAAGGCGAAAGACGATTATATTTATTTCAATTATTCCTGA
- a CDS encoding Malate permease, translating into MLLAFLSAVGSILTIVIMFMTGWCMTHAGWLNDKTSETFSKIVLNIAMPCYMIWNLMSNFDRAKLKELSSGLIVPILSIGLTYVLAIVVSNVMKVRKGRKGIFRSVFFTSNTIFIGLPVNLALFGEKSTPYVLLYYIANTIFFWTFANYEISKDGENAEHIPVFSLESLKRILNPALDGFILAVIFILLGVHLPKFVMDSCKYIGSLTTPLAMFFVGIVLHSVHLKDVHFDRDIIVLLLARFLICPMTIYLFEQFIYLPPLMTKVFVIQSAMPAVTSTGIVAKRYGADCEFATLVTVITTIFSMIAIPIYMVLI; encoded by the coding sequence ATGTTATTGGCTTTTTTATCTGCGGTAGGAAGTATCCTGACCATTGTGATCATGTTCATGACGGGCTGGTGCATGACCCATGCCGGGTGGCTGAACGATAAAACCAGCGAAACCTTTTCAAAAATCGTTCTGAATATCGCCATGCCCTGCTATATGATCTGGAATCTGATGTCCAATTTCGACAGGGCAAAATTAAAGGAGCTGAGCAGCGGGCTGATCGTCCCCATCTTATCCATCGGGCTGACCTATGTGCTCGCCATTGTTGTCAGCAACGTAATGAAAGTCAGAAAAGGGCGGAAGGGGATTTTCCGGTCGGTCTTTTTTACCTCGAACACGATCTTCATCGGGCTCCCTGTCAACCTTGCCCTGTTCGGGGAAAAAAGCACGCCGTATGTTCTGCTGTATTACATAGCCAACACAATCTTTTTCTGGACGTTCGCCAATTATGAAATCAGCAAGGATGGCGAAAATGCGGAACACATCCCCGTCTTTTCACTCGAATCCCTGAAGCGGATTTTGAACCCGGCGCTGGATGGATTTATCCTCGCCGTGATTTTTATCCTTCTGGGCGTCCATCTGCCCAAGTTCGTCATGGACAGCTGCAAATATATCGGCTCTCTGACGACGCCGCTCGCCATGTTCTTTGTCGGGATCGTCCTGCACTCCGTCCATCTAAAGGATGTTCACTTTGACCGCGATATCATCGTCCTGCTTCTGGCCCGGTTCCTGATCTGCCCGATGACCATCTATCTGTTCGAGCAGTTCATCTATCTGCCGCCGCTGATGACAAAGGTCTTTGTCATCCAGTCGGCCATGCCCGCCGTGACAAGCACCGGCATTGTCGCCAAGCGTTACGGCGCGGACTGCGAGTTTGCGACGCTGGTCACGGTCATCACTACCATTTTCAGCATGATTGCCATTCCGATCTACATGGTGCTGATCTGA
- a CDS encoding Zinc-binding protein: MYEDKVLVCQECGKEFTWTAGEQEFYATKGFVNEPKRCPECRKKRKDGQKPERVMYDAVCASCGKPCKVPFKPTEGRPVYCSECFAKMREGA; the protein is encoded by the coding sequence ATGTATGAAGACAAAGTGCTGGTCTGTCAGGAGTGCGGAAAAGAATTTACCTGGACCGCCGGTGAGCAGGAGTTCTATGCCACAAAAGGTTTTGTGAACGAGCCGAAGCGCTGCCCCGAATGCCGGAAAAAGCGCAAGGATGGGCAGAAGCCGGAGCGCGTGATGTACGACGCCGTGTGCGCATCCTGCGGGAAACCGTGCAAGGTGCCTTTTAAACCGACGGAAGGTCGTCCGGTCTATTGCAGCGAATGCTTTGCGAAAATGAGGGAAGGGGCCTGA
- a CDS encoding putative metal transport system membrane protein TP_0036 (Evidence 3 : Putative function from multiple computational evidences) — protein MLTYSFMQNALFVSVFISILCPCIGIFLVLRRYSMIGDTLSHASLAGVALGLLAHQNPVLGAFVFTSICGALIEFLRTYFKKYTDLILAIVLALSVGTAITIISSGKLHANADSFLFGSILTVTPFDMVMVVVLSVISVLALIFLYHQMLYIAYDEEAAKVAGVRVKLINYVFSILVASAISVSIRIVGVLVLSSMIALPVATALQLGKGFKTTLIFSILFSVVDIMTGLFVSFYLDVAPGGFTALVSVFVLVLVLLGKKIQAAARSRRN, from the coding sequence ATGCTGACCTATAGCTTTATGCAGAACGCGCTTTTTGTTTCCGTATTCATTTCGATCCTGTGCCCCTGCATCGGTATCTTTCTGGTCCTCCGGCGCTACTCGATGATCGGGGACACGCTGTCCCACGCCTCCCTCGCGGGGGTCGCCCTGGGGCTGCTGGCCCACCAGAACCCCGTTCTGGGGGCATTCGTTTTCACATCGATCTGCGGCGCCCTGATCGAGTTTCTCAGGACCTACTTCAAAAAATATACGGACCTGATTCTGGCGATCGTGCTCGCGCTGAGCGTCGGCACCGCGATCACGATCATCAGCTCCGGAAAGCTGCATGCCAACGCGGATTCGTTCCTGTTCGGGAGCATCCTGACCGTGACCCCGTTCGACATGGTCATGGTGGTGGTCCTCAGCGTCATCTCCGTCCTCGCCCTGATCTTCCTGTACCACCAGATGCTGTACATCGCATACGACGAAGAAGCCGCGAAGGTCGCGGGCGTGAGGGTAAAGCTGATCAACTACGTCTTTTCCATTCTCGTAGCCTCCGCCATCTCGGTCTCCATCCGGATCGTGGGCGTCCTGGTGCTCAGCTCGATGATCGCGCTGCCGGTCGCGACGGCCCTGCAGCTTGGAAAGGGATTCAAAACCACCCTGATTTTCTCGATCCTTTTCAGCGTCGTCGACATCATGACGGGGCTGTTCGTCTCGTTTTACCTCGACGTGGCCCCGGGTGGATTCACCGCGCTCGTTTCCGTTTTCGTCCTCGTCCTGGTCCTTCTGGGGAAAAAAATCCAGGCGGCCGCCCGAAGCAGGCGGAATTGA
- a CDS encoding HTH cro/C1-type domain-containing protein has protein sequence MNTSVYDNIKKLCGEKGMTISGLESAAKLSNGAISKWKNKIPQADNLFSVSKVLNTSMEFLLTGEEAASSENRIDSSIGEQERMLLECFQELDKYEKQIVLGRISEFVYQKKIKENPKGPSSDVLFDLFADCDRKDPVISKKQD, from the coding sequence TTGAATACAAGCGTATATGACAACATCAAAAAATTATGCGGGGAAAAAGGGATGACGATATCCGGGCTGGAGAGTGCCGCAAAGCTGAGCAATGGCGCGATCTCGAAATGGAAGAACAAAATCCCCCAGGCGGACAACCTGTTCAGCGTGTCGAAAGTGCTGAATACATCCATGGAGTTCCTTCTGACAGGAGAGGAGGCCGCCTCTTCTGAAAATAGAATAGATTCTAGCATAGGTGAACAGGAGCGGATGCTGCTGGAATGCTTTCAAGAACTGGACAAGTATGAAAAACAGATCGTCCTGGGCAGGATATCGGAATTTGTCTATCAAAAAAAAATCAAGGAAAACCCCAAGGGTCCTTCTTCCGATGTACTGTTTGATCTATTTGCTGATTGCGATCGTAAGGATCCGGTGATCTCAAAAAAGCAGGATTGA